One window from the genome of Deinococcus multiflagellatus encodes:
- a CDS encoding DUF5995 family protein — MTFEPRRPGEGATPSSRQSTTANTTAPAAAREQTEPVMALAPSTSAQATANRLAGAISPWRKKGKLFGHPPVRDEFGVPNINIGESESAYKTLLAGARSLLKGQRDRADAMLSKDKTKVLDYRYWFAKVYSYVTEQEIRYCEERTFDYPSYVMQCVLYFDKIYADNLKAAQSQVEPHWKAAFQSAHNMEHGDGFPTEAGGVLFALVASMLAHIRFDLPRAEAWVAQSYGQKYGAKPSDFKPDFFRMSGVFDIAGRKMYGDIQRLLNNGSVSGAVGTWAVFQGIQANLTDGAMRYVMGADMSTERLVTWRRMTALVGQGLTPQNPYTLKDGKLTGDITKTPQAGIGNLNKIAPDAIQPVMAGIQPTSTVDRYGDVLGGLQVWGQDFLQDFTVGNQYVAKETKAYRDSQQRERMVPERHATMLLQLIYLYSKGFDEPDVQQLVMLALKTAKDQGSLVMVVNMVDAFSLVNAFPPGQRGAISDFLLDNYYTYLESMNAANLIIKWNALGSRDAFIQATVSDIYLALPKGKRDAVKRILAEEDVRLAYLR; from the coding sequence ATGACGTTCGAGCCGCGTCGCCCTGGCGAGGGCGCGACCCCATCTTCCCGTCAATCCACCACCGCCAACACGACGGCGCCCGCTGCGGCACGCGAGCAAACTGAACCCGTTATGGCCCTGGCACCTTCAACCTCTGCCCAGGCAACAGCGAACCGTCTGGCTGGGGCCATTAGCCCTTGGCGCAAGAAGGGCAAGCTCTTCGGTCATCCACCTGTCCGGGACGAGTTCGGTGTCCCCAACATCAACATTGGCGAGAGCGAGTCCGCGTACAAGACCCTGCTTGCCGGGGCGCGCAGTCTCCTCAAGGGGCAACGTGACCGGGCTGACGCGATGCTCAGCAAAGACAAGACGAAGGTCCTGGACTACCGTTACTGGTTCGCCAAAGTCTACAGCTACGTCACAGAACAGGAAATACGGTACTGCGAAGAACGAACCTTCGATTACCCCAGCTACGTGATGCAGTGCGTTCTGTACTTCGACAAGATTTACGCCGACAACCTGAAGGCGGCACAGTCCCAGGTGGAGCCGCATTGGAAAGCGGCGTTTCAAAGCGCCCACAACATGGAACACGGTGACGGTTTCCCGACGGAGGCAGGTGGGGTGCTGTTCGCCTTGGTGGCGTCCATGCTGGCACACATTCGCTTTGACCTGCCGCGCGCCGAGGCCTGGGTGGCGCAGAGCTACGGACAGAAGTACGGCGCCAAGCCATCGGACTTCAAACCGGACTTTTTCCGCATGAGCGGGGTGTTCGATATTGCCGGGCGCAAGATGTACGGCGATATACAGAGGCTTCTCAACAACGGCAGTGTCAGCGGTGCCGTCGGGACATGGGCGGTCTTTCAGGGCATCCAGGCCAATCTGACAGACGGGGCGATGCGGTACGTCATGGGTGCGGACATGAGCACCGAACGTCTGGTCACCTGGCGGCGTATGACGGCGCTGGTGGGTCAGGGTCTGACGCCTCAGAACCCCTATACGCTTAAAGACGGCAAATTGACGGGAGACATCACAAAAACACCGCAAGCAGGCATCGGGAATCTGAACAAAATTGCGCCAGATGCCATTCAGCCCGTTATGGCTGGGATTCAACCCACTTCAACGGTGGACCGCTACGGTGATGTCTTGGGGGGCCTGCAAGTCTGGGGACAGGATTTTTTACAGGACTTCACGGTGGGCAATCAGTACGTTGCCAAAGAGACCAAAGCCTACCGTGATTCCCAGCAGCGCGAAAGAATGGTGCCTGAGCGACATGCCACGATGCTCTTGCAGCTGATCTACCTGTACTCCAAAGGCTTTGACGAACCGGATGTCCAGCAGCTGGTCATGCTGGCCTTGAAAACAGCCAAAGATCAGGGCAGCCTGGTGATGGTTGTTAATATGGTGGACGCGTTTTCATTAGTGAATGCCTTTCCACCCGGTCAACGAGGCGCAATAAGCGATTTTTTACTCGATAATTATTACACGTACTTAGAATCTATGAACGCCGCCAATCTCATTATTAAATGGAATGCGCTTGGCAGCCGAGATGCCTTTATTCAGGCCACCGTTAGCGACATCTATCTAGCCCTTCCTAAGGGCAAAAGGGATGCTGTCAAGCGCATTTTAGCCGAAGAGGACGTTCGGCTCGCTTACCTGAGGTGA
- a CDS encoding lysophospholipid acyltransferase family protein has protein sequence MSDAARPERAAPAQVPPAEPPAPPVNPRVYRLVVDVTYLPVLLAGQHLEVHGREHVPPPGTPLVVAANHVGALDPFLVARALPPGRYLQFMAKKELFVPGIGHIIRAGGSFPVDRSGNDLVAVRTALRVLKAGGTVGIFPQGTRGGAEMQGGVALIAAKGRAPILPAGISRRGKAWVIRFGEPISPRGGIKAVTAELAEVLTGLSGPLGDPLP, from the coding sequence ATGAGTGACGCCGCCCGCCCCGAGCGCGCTGCCCCCGCCCAGGTGCCCCCTGCCGAACCGCCCGCGCCCCCCGTGAACCCCCGGGTGTACCGCTTGGTGGTGGACGTGACCTACCTGCCCGTGCTGCTGGCGGGGCAACACCTGGAAGTGCATGGCCGCGAGCACGTGCCGCCCCCGGGCACCCCGCTGGTGGTGGCCGCCAACCATGTCGGCGCCCTGGACCCGTTTCTGGTGGCCCGCGCGCTGCCGCCGGGGCGTTACCTACAGTTCATGGCGAAAAAAGAGCTGTTTGTGCCCGGCATTGGGCACATCATCCGCGCTGGGGGATCGTTTCCGGTGGACCGCAGCGGCAATGATCTGGTCGCGGTGCGCACCGCCCTGCGGGTGCTGAAGGCGGGCGGCACCGTGGGCATCTTTCCGCAGGGCACGCGCGGCGGCGCCGAGATGCAGGGCGGCGTGGCCCTGATTGCCGCCAAGGGCCGGGCGCCCATTCTGCCGGCCGGCATCAGCCGCCGGGGCAAGGCCTGGGTGATCCGCTTTGGCGAGCCCATCTCACCGCGCGGGGGCATCAAGGCGGTCACGGCAGAGCTGGCCGAGGTGCTGACCGGCCTGTCCGGGCCGCTGGGCGACCCACTCCCCTAA
- the xseB gene encoding exodeoxyribonuclease VII small subunit, with translation MSAPRPLSYREAYARLSRIAAELEGGEADLDRVLPLLEEAREAYAECRARIEAVRAVLAGDWAGADEDPEDEALDNEADEDED, from the coding sequence GTGAGTGCCCCCCGTCCACTGTCCTACCGCGAGGCCTATGCCCGGCTGTCGCGGATTGCTGCCGAACTGGAGGGCGGCGAGGCCGATCTGGACCGCGTGCTGCCCCTGCTGGAAGAGGCGCGCGAAGCCTACGCCGAGTGCCGCGCGCGCATTGAAGCGGTGCGCGCGGTGCTGGCCGGCGACTGGGCCGGCGCCGACGAGGATCCCGAGGATGAGGCCCTGGACAACGAAGCCGACGAGGATGAGGACTGA
- a CDS encoding flavin reductase family protein — protein sequence MPAAPTPPPQHFDLTALPAAARYKLLTAVVVPRPIAWVCTLGEDGHVNLAPYSFFGLMGSDPPVVAFAPGNRPDGTPKDTARNIGPGGAFTVNLVSFDLAPLMNATATDFPHGHSEPGVLGIALAPGVQVPTPRVVAAPAALECREVQTLTIGRTRIILGEVLGLALQPEAVQDAAQYHVDTAALDLVGRLGGRGTYARTRDTFVLDRLTFEVWQAAQEGES from the coding sequence ATGCCCGCTGCGCCCACCCCGCCCCCTCAACACTTTGACCTGACCGCCTTGCCTGCGGCGGCGCGCTACAAGCTGCTCACGGCGGTGGTGGTGCCCCGGCCCATCGCCTGGGTCTGCACCCTGGGCGAGGACGGGCATGTGAATCTGGCGCCCTATTCCTTTTTTGGCCTGATGGGCTCGGACCCGCCCGTGGTGGCCTTTGCCCCCGGGAACCGCCCCGACGGCACCCCCAAGGACACCGCGCGCAACATTGGCCCCGGCGGCGCCTTTACGGTGAATCTGGTCAGCTTCGACCTCGCGCCGCTGATGAACGCCACCGCCACCGACTTTCCGCACGGGCACAGCGAGCCGGGCGTCCTGGGCATTGCCCTGGCCCCGGGCGTGCAGGTGCCCACCCCGCGCGTGGTGGCGGCCCCGGCGGCCCTGGAATGCCGCGAGGTGCAGACCCTCACCATTGGCCGCACCCGCATCATCCTGGGCGAGGTGCTGGGGCTGGCCCTGCAGCCGGAGGCCGTGCAGGACGCCGCGCAGTACCACGTCGACACCGCCGCGCTGGACCTCGTGGGGCGGCTGGGGGGCCGGGGCACCTACGCGCGCACGCGCGACACCTTTGTGCTGGACCGCCTGACCTTCGAAGTGTGGCAGGCCGCGCAGGAAGGGGAGAGCTAG